One segment of Anopheles stephensi strain Indian chromosome 3, UCI_ANSTEP_V1.0, whole genome shotgun sequence DNA contains the following:
- the LOC118509874 gene encoding leucine-rich repeats and immunoglobulin-like domains protein 2, with protein sequence MLRLIATILAVGIWLSQCASYGEAFVAEDDTNFCNFGQRHCPCLGNAIDCSKKNLKTLFPLPRWVDNLDLASNHLTHDTISAQLTDLRKLQELNLNNNRLRRLPVLRGVRNLTKLFANNNEIETIDMDALAGLPALKFLDLSRNAIQELQYSSFPVKNNLQYLNLNFNKLGVLTKGPFDRLKSLKRLEISSNGLEEVQVLAFQNQNQLKSLKLNNNRIPALQNGVFHGLKAIAILELNNNSIATVRKEGFFNLTSLTNLALAHNRIVEIERSGWEFTPKLISLDLSYNQLESLERYTFEELSSLQTLNLQGNRISLIGEGTFNETSALETLYLNENRISSTIEDMRGPFTGLSRLERLYLNANEIKSINRNAFLGLKSLTLLELSQNNISSIQNNTFKTTPQLKNFVMNSTNLICDCNLVWFYQWITSGERRDKFQVDAQCIYPYWLRSRLIRDLHLANFSCYDSPKPHLIDEPKSQIGIRGTNVSLVCTATSIAADPMAFKWKQDNVELPVEQYTTHQINNENGTIGTTELIVPNIQQAGAGKYQCIITNNFGVVYSPKVKVSVGTYPRFRKTPSDISVEPGKVARLDCAAMGEPKPQISWEKDGGNDFPAAKERRMRVIPNEGAFLILDVQLVDAGMYSCTAENPAGIIRANASVVVLESQKASRSVTSLEIPIGKASVLECKVTGSPKPEIFWLKDGEPIGLTERHFLTGEGQLLVIVDTEMTDAGLYECRFENDFSSETGSTRLIVVDGPEDMHGSVLGDIGTAFGGAGMQDKELLQAKLLDSWLMIVLALIACVMLTSFVWMICMYRMKKRIRGSVSGGPGDTELDLATGMEINQPNLIVRSGVGTSTTPAGYFEYLIPMVRNGEVTSNVDDDGESADGGTIGRDHAGFYTAVSKTNVRSTELDSDDLDDDLSSKDSGTGGDCASATGSTTAAHRGSQEDLKCLLNSLNRKHTSDQELHHHKPYQLSRRSDAIALPSSHHTSHDPDDDPRLEPPPPIPPVNATSAVLIVGPAVPSSAGDTSLHRDDRIPAHAAHIATRMPNSQTFPVFMQPPSAAEPTLRTTSLEASADPVLPSKSLKQPTPPQHQIQVNQLYQLLLENPRLMEKPAKYRTKSMDQCQDKDGRPTSASSSSGVGTGSSNGSTMNGECPSEQSRQLSSRAVTDARR encoded by the exons atgctcCGATTAATTGCCACCATCCTTGCCGTTGGCATTTGGCTGTCGCAGTGCGCGTCGTACGGCGAAGCGTTTGTCGCCGAGGATGACACCAACTTTTGCAACTTTGGTCAGAGACATTGCCCCTGCCTGGGAAATGCCATCGATTGCTCGAAGAAGAACCTGAAGACGCTGTTCCCGTTGCCGCGCTGGGTGGATAATCT TGATTTGGCCTCCAATCATTTGACCCACGATACCATCTCGGCGCAATTGACTGACCTTCGCAAGCTACAAGAGCT GAACTTAAACAACAATCGGTTGCGTCGTTTGCCGGTTTTGAGGGGCGTTCGAAATCTAACAAAGTTGTTTGCGAACAACAATGAAATCGAAACTATCGACATGGATGCGTTGGCGGGGTTGCCAGCGTTGAAATTTCTGGACCTATCGCGCAACGCTATACAGGAGCTGCAGTACAGTTCGTTTCcggtgaaaaataatttacagtATTTGAACTTAAATTTCAACAAGCTGGGCGTCCTCACGAAAGGTCCGTTCGATCGGTTGAAATCGTTGAAAAGACT GGAAATTAGCAGTAATGGGTTGGAGGAAGTGCAGGTGCTAGCCTTTCAGAATCAGAATCAACTGAAAAGTCTAAAGCTGAACAATAATCGCATTCCTGCGTTACAAAATGGTGTGTTTCATGGGCTGAAAGCGATAGCGATCCTCGAgctgaacaacaacagcattgCCACCGTGCGAAAGGAAGGATTCTTCAATCTGACCAGCCTCACCAATCTAGCTTTGGCCCACAATCGAATAGTTGAAATTGAACGTTCCGGATGGGAGTTCACACCGAAGCTGATCAGCTTAGATCTCTCGTACAACCAGCTGGAATCGCTCGAGCGCTACACGTTTGAAGAATTATCCTCTTTGCAAACACTTAACCTGCAAGGCAATCGTATATCTTTGATCGGTGAAGGAACCTTCAACGAGACGAGTGCGCTGGAAACGCTTTACCTGAACGAAAATCGTATCTCGTCAACAATCGAGGATATGCGAGGACCTTTCACGGGGTTAAGCCGGCTAGAGCGGTTGTATTTGAATGCGAACgaaattaaatcaatcaatcgtaATGCATTTTTGGGCTTGAAGTCGCTTACCCTGTTGGAGCTGAGTCAGAACAACATTTCATCGATACAGAACAACACGTTCAAGACTACGCCTCAGTTGAAG aATTTTGTTATGAATTCAACTAATTTAATATGCGATTGTAATCTGGTATGGTTTTACCAGTGGATTACCAGCGGAGAGCGGCGGGATAAGTTTCAAGTCGATGCCCAATGTATATACCCTTACTGGTTGCGAAGTCGATTGATTCGTGATCTGCATTTAGCTAACTTTTCCTGCT ACGATTCCCCTAAACCTCATCTCATCGATGAGCCGAAATCGCAAATCGGTATTCGGGGCACTAACGTATCACTCGTCTGCACCGCCACATCGATCGCAGCCGACCCGATGGCATTCAAATGGAAGCAGGACAATGTGGAACTGCCTGTCGAACAGTATACGACTCATCAGATAAATAACGAGAATGGCACAATAGGCACAACGGAATTGATAGTACCAAACATACAACAAGCTGGCGCCGGGAAATATCAgtgcatcatcaccaacaaTTTCGGTGTGGTGTACTCGCCCAAAGTAAAGGTATCCGTCGGAACGTATCCCAGGTTCCGCAAAACACCGTCCGATATAAGTGTTGAGCCGGGAAAGGTGGCCCGGTTGGATTGTGCCGCCATGGGCGAACCGAAGCCTCAAATATCTTGGGAAAAGGATGGTGGAAATGATTTCCCTGCTGCAAAGGAACGCCGCATGCGCGTCATACCGAACGAGGGCGCTTTTCTCATATTAGACGTTCAGCTGGTTGATGCGGGAATGTACAGCTGTACCGCCGAGAATCCGGCTGGAATTATACGTGCGAATGCCTCGGTGGTAGTGTTGGAAAGCCAAAAGGCTAGCCGTTCTGTAACGAGCCTAGAAATCCCGATCGGCAAAGCCAGTGTGCTTGAGTGTAAGGTCACTGGTTCGCCGAAACCAGAAATATTTTGGTTAAAGGACGGAGAACCAATCGGGTTGACCGAGCGTCACTTCCTTACGGGCGAAGGTCAACTGCTTGTGATCGTCGATACGGAGATGACCGATGCTGGATTGTACGAATGTCGGTTTGAGAATGATTTTAGCAGCGAGACTGGTTCTACCCGTCTAATCGTCGTCGACGGTCCGGAAGACATGCATGGTTCTGTTTTGGGCGATATCGGTACTGCATTTGGTGGGGCAGGCATGCAGGACAAAGAGTTATTGCAAGCTAAACTGTTGGACTCGTGGTTGATGATCGTGCTAGCGCTTATTGCCTGTGTGATGCTTACATCGTTCGTGTGGATGATTTGTATGTATCGCATGAAGAAACGAATACGTGGCTCGGTTAGTGGAGGACCGGGAGACACGGAACTGGATCTTGCCACTGGCATGGAGATAAATCAGCCAAATTTAATTGTACGCAGCGGGGTCGGTACCTCTACCACTCCTGCCGGGTACTTTGAATATTTGATTCCGATGGTACGCAATGGCGAGGTAACGAGCAACGTAGATGATGACGGTGAAAGTGCCGATGGCGGTACAATTGGACGTGATCATGCTGGATTCTATACGGCAGTTTCAAAAACGAACGTCCGCTCAACGGAGCTTGATTCGGATGATTTAGACGATGATCTGTCGTCGAAGGACTCTGGAACGGGTGGTGATTGCGCATCGGCGACAGGTTCGACAACGGCCGCACATCGCGGCAGTCAGGAGGATTTAAAGTGCCTTCTCAATTCGCTTAACCGGAAGCACACTAGTGATCAGGAACTTCACCATCATAAACCGTATCAGCTATCAAGACGCTCGGATGCCATTGCTCTACCGTCATCGCATCACACCTCGCACGATCCTGATGACGATCCAAGGCTTGAACCTCCGCCTCCGATACCGCCCGTAAATGCAACAAGTGCCGTACTGATCGTTGGACCTGCTGTACCATCGTCAGCTGGTGACACGTCGCTCCACAGAGACGATCGTATTCCGGCCCATGCAGCTCACATAGCAACTCGTATGCCAAATTCACAAACCTTCCCAGTGTTCATGCAGCCACCTTCAGCGGCGGAACCGACGTTACGGACGACTTCGCTTGAAGCTTCCGCTGATCCTGTCCTTCCGTCAAAAAGCCTGAAGCAACCAACCCCACCACAACACCAGATACAGGTTAATCAACTGTATCAACTACTGCTGGAAAACCCGCGGTTAATGGAAAAACCGGCCAAATATAGGACCAAATCGATGGACCAATGTCAGGATAAGGACGGTCGGCCAACatcggccagcagcagcagtggtgtCGGCACGGGAAGCAGCAATGGCAGTACGATGAATGGTGAGTGTCCCAGTGAGCAATCGAGACAGTTATCATCGAGGGCGGTGACAGACGCGAGACGATAA
- the LOC118514599 gene encoding U6 snRNA-associated Sm-like protein LSm4 → MLPLSLLKTAQSHPMLVELKNGETYNGHLVSCDTWMNINLREVICTSKDGDKFWRMPECYIRGSTIKYLRIPDEVIDMVKEDMQSKSRSRAEMNKGGRNQNQGRGGGGGAGGGGGGGGGGGGGGRNNMNANNRNTFGGNRGGNRAGLGNPNRNAQNKK, encoded by the exons ATG ctACCGCTCTCTTTACTCAAAACAGCGCAGAGTCATCCTATG TTGGTGGAGctaaaaaatggcgaaacatACAACGGACACCTGGTGAGCTGTGACACCTGGATGAACATTAATCTGCGGGAGGTCATCTGCACTTCTAAG GATGGTGATAAGTTTTGGCGTATGCCCGAATGCTACATCCGGGGCAGCACGATCAAGTATCTCCGCATCCCGGATGAGGTAATTGACATGGTGAAGGAGGACATGCAGTCGAAGTCGCGCAGCCGGGCCGAGATGAACAAGGGTGGAAGGAACCAGAACCAGGGTcggggtggcggtggtggtgctggcggaggtggtggtgggggtggtggcggcggcggcggtgggcGGAACAATATGAACGCCAACAATCGGAACACTTTCGGTGGCAATCGCGGTGGAAACCGGGCCGGACTGGGGAACCCGAACCGAAACGCACAGAACAAGAAATAA
- the LOC118510012 gene encoding N-alpha-acetyltransferase 40-like: MVERLLPTEISEAKYTRFQKQYMALATRFANLDAAIPECRVFRYKRQSGNYAELKIMCKRMQDLQRSFMEWAYHSAERSLKRKYQQYGFRWRKYTSYADLFLKWARYLIAYDSATYYPVGYIFFRFVVARGHTAVTIHGLHVEEQYRNHGLGTHLIKTLEILAHRLGVEILIVGVARRDTALKRFLRRQGFVADKSEMSVNAEYETLVAPTMCYKIMAALRESAMSLK, encoded by the coding sequence ATGGTTGAACGTTTGCTGCCGACCGAAATTAGTGAAGCAAAATATACCAGATTTCAAAAGCAGTACATGGCGCTGGCAACCAGATTCGCTAACCTGGACGCTGCCATTCCGGAGTGCCGTGTGTTTCGATACAAACGGCAAAGTGGCAACTACGCGGAACTGAAAATCATGTGCAAAAGGATGCAAGATTTGCAGCGATCGTTCATGGAATGGGCGTACCATTCGGCCGAGCGCAGTTTGAAGCGGAAGTATCAACAGTACGGCTTCCGTTGGCGGAAATACACTTCCTACGCGGACTTGTTCCTGAAATGGGCTCGCTACCTGATCGCTTACGATTCAGCTACCTACTATCCAGTTGGTTACATCTTTTTCCGGTTCGTTGTTGCCAGGGGACATACGGCCGTAACCATTCACGGTTTGCACGTGGAGGAACAGTATAGAAACCATGGTTTGGGCACACATCTGATTAAGACGCTCGAAATTCTTGCCCATCGATTGGGAGTGGAGATCCTGATTGTAGGAGTGGCTCGGCGTGATACAGCTCTGAAACGGTTCCTTCGCAGGCAAGGGTTTGTAGCAGACAAGAGCGAAATGTCGGTCAATGCGGAATATGAAACACTAGTAGCGCCTACCATGTGCTACAAGATCATGGCAGCACTTCGCGAATCTGCGATGTCGCTCAAGTAA